The sequence TTACTCTTTTCTTAGTTTTATGTATTCTTCTTCTCATATCAATATTGATTGTGCTTCCTTAccctttttttttgtgtgtgttaaGCTTGACTGAATTTATTCAATATGAACAAAAATATCTTTCAGGTACTTCATTGTTGTTGATGATTTATGGACAGCATCAGTCTGGGATATTATTAGCCGTGCTTTACCTTATGGTGATTGTTGCAGCAGAATACTGACAACCACACAGATTGAGGATGTAGCACTGGCATGTTCTGGTTATGAGTCAGAGTATATATTTAACTTGGACCCTCTTAATAGTGGCGAATCTCGAAAATTATTCTTCGATTCTGTTTTTGGCTCTGAATGTGAAACTGGTTGTCCTGAGGAGTTCAAAGTAGTTGTGGATAGGATTATCAGGAAATGCGGTGGTTTACCGTTATCAACTCTAAATATAGCAAGCCTGTTGCTACCAAGCAAACCAAACCCTGCATTTCAGCAGTGGGAGAAGGTAGAAAGTTCTCTACCCTCCACTTTGAGGACAAATCCTACTTCCAATGGGATGAAAGATGTTATAATCCTTGTCTATGATAAGCTTCCACTTCATTTGAAGACATGCTTGCTCTATGTTGGCATGTATCCAGAGGGCTACAcaatcagtaaggatgatttggagaAGCAATGGGTTGCTGAAAGTTTTGTCAGTGACGCTGAGCATGGTTACTTTAACGAGCTTCTCAGAAGAGGTATGATCCAACCGGTGGACACTAACTATCACGGCGAGGTGTTGTCATGTACAGTTAACCACATGGTACTGGATCTTATCAGGCACAAATCCATGGAGGATAATTTCATCATCACTGTGAACTATCTTGAATCAACTATAGGGTTTCCTGACAAGGCTCGTCGATTGTCCATCCAATTCGGAGGTGCAAAAAGTGCGAAGATACCGGAAAGCATCATAATGTCCCAAGTCCGATCACTTTTCTTCTGTGGATTCTCTGGATGTGTACCTTCCATTCCGGATTATGGCCTTCTTCGAGTTCTAATTCTTCATATTTGGGCTGATCAAGACAAGATGAGCTTTGACCTCACTAGAATCGGTGAACTATGTCGACTGAGATATGTCCAGGTTGAATGTAATATCACTGTCAATTTGCCAGACAAGATTCAAGGGTTACGATACTTGGAGACACTGCAAATAGATGGAAGAATATCTGCTGTTCCATCAGATATTGGAAATTTGGAGAAATTACGGCACCTCCGCCTTCCCAACCAAGTTAATGTGAGGGACCTTGGCGGGCTGGTTAACCTCCAGGATCTTCATCTCACCTGTTCTACAGTACACCAAGTTGATAATCTGGAGGACAACATGAAATACCTGAGCACAGTTCTTGAGAAACTCAGCAACCTCAAATCTCTAACTCTGACATCTTTATGCTCATATCCCGTAAATACTTCGAGGATGAGTATTTCCTGCCATGGCTTGAGCAGCGTGTCCCCTGCTCCAGCCCATCTTGAGAGACTTGAGTTACTGCCGTGGATTTGCATCTTTCCCAGCCTCCCAAAGTGGTTGGAAACACTCAGCAAACTCTACAGTCTAAAGGTAGCAGTTAGAGAATTCTCGAACAGTGACATTGATATCGTGAAAGGATTGCCTGCCCTCACCGCTCTCTCACTATATGTCCAGGCAGCACCGGCAGAGAGGATTGTCTTTGGCAAGGCAGGATTTTCAGCTCTCAAGTACTTCACGTTGAAGTGCAGTGAACCTTTGCTGAAATTTGAGGCTGGTGCAATGCCTAATCTTCGGAAGCTCAATCTAGTCTTCAATGTCCATGAAGTGCAGCATGGTGCTGCACCTATCTGCATTGAGCACCTAGCAGGGCTTAAAGAGATCTCCGCAAAAATTGTGGGTGCAGGTGCTGCTGGCACAGAGTCTACCTTGGGGATTTATGTTAGGAATGATCCAAAAAACCCGAAAATCAACGATCAACTGGTGAACTGGAAGTTCTTTGCAGACGAAGATAGAATTATGGCGCCACCGAGGCACGCAGGACCGGTTATAGAAGAACTAGGTGAGATCCTGGAGGAAATCACAGAATATGAGTACGAAGGGGAAGATGAAAACAGACAGCAACCTGATAGCGGGTATGAACTTTTCCTCTCTTCAGTTGATTGATTCTTCAACCTGTCTTTCTTTGACGCTAATCGGTTGCTGTAATCAGGATTTCTACGTTACTGGAGTCGTCGCCCGTGCCACCTTGGAGACCCTCTGATGGGCGATATGGCTGGAGAATCCTCTCTGCGTgggccagggccaggcccaccttgaAATCCGGACCCCGGACCACCTTGAAAGCTGCCTGTGAAGGCAGCAACAGCCTCCCCTGGTGGCACCATCTTGCGCCATCCAACACTGGTGAGCTCTCCGCCAGTCATACAGGCTAACAATCTGCTCGAGGACCGTGTCGAGTCGTCTCCTACCCCCGGCACCTTCGTCACGGCTGCCCAGAAGCCGCCCACCTTGCAGGGCAACCCCTCTGTTTTCAACCATATTCGTTTTGCCATAGTGCTTGATGCAGATAATTATCTATCTTTTGGGTCCAGAGCATATCACCACTCGCAGGAATCAACATTCCTGCTATGTTGCTTGTTATGCTGTTTGAAATGGTCTTCGCATTAACTTCTGGAACACAAGTTAACTAATTATCGCTAGAATTGTGTGGCACAGATGGCAATGGCTAGTTTTGCATTCTCATATTGTTCAGATACTGGGCAGCTAACGATTGCTTTCTTCATCCAGTCCGTAGTTGTTGTGCAAAATTTCCTTTAAAAATCTAGAATCAACCATTCAGAACTTGCAAAACGTGATTATCATACCATGTACCTGGGATAGATCAATGCAAAAACTTATTCATCAGATAATACTTCCATTTAAAATAATGTCTTGATTTTGTAACTTTTATATGTAAGTATCATTCAGAAGAATCTATACTGAAGACATGATCTGCAGGAATGTTCTCAAGGAGTCGTCGTAAACATGAGAGTAGTCTTACTGCCAGCAGCAGTCCAACTTTTTTGGCTTCCAGGCTTACTGGCGGCAGCAGTCAAACTTTTTCAGCTTCCAAGCCTTCAAGCGTGAACACGTTTTCAAGTGCGAACACTTCTTCAAGTGCGAACACTGGGTGTGAAATTGTGCAGTCAGCCAAAGTTAAGGCCTTCAGCTATAATGCTCTGAGGTTTGCCACAAGGAACTTCCCTCCTGACGGTGTGCTCGGTGAAGGAGGGTTTGGATCTGTCTATAAAGGATGGCTTGATGAGCGTACATTGTCAGCTTGCCAACCTGGTACAGGAATACCCGTTGCTGTGAAAAAACTCAACCCGGAGGGCTTTCAAGGGCACGGAGAGTGGTTGGTGAGCATAAAGGGCATTCTATTTCATTCTGTTGTCCTTGATatcatgtttttctttttctcgaatacACACCTAAGTGTACATCATTTTGTATTACAAGAAAACGTCTAAATGACGTCAAACTTACAGCCAACAAACAAAAGTGCCAAAAACTAAAGAAGCGAAAGAAACTATACAACCATCATACTGCTGCTATTGCCGATATCATGTTTGATTCATGTTTATTTGAAGTTCACTTTTGAATATGGCCATAGTTACGTGATGTATCTGAATTCCCTGTTTGCAACTTTATAAGTCCCATGGTTCGCAACTCTGTCCTTTATGTGATGTTTCTGCATTCATTTACACACAGCTTCATAAGTGTTAATAAAAAAATTGGATATTTTTCTCACATTTTCATGTTTCCATTTATAGGCCGAAGTTAATTACTTAGGTCGGCTTTGCCATCCCAACCTTCTGAAGTTAATCGGGTACTGCATAGAGGATGAGTATCGGGTGCTAGTGTATGAGTGGATGCCACGTGGGAGCTTGGAC comes from Triticum aestivum cultivar Chinese Spring chromosome 5B, IWGSC CS RefSeq v2.1, whole genome shotgun sequence and encodes:
- the LOC123114009 gene encoding disease resistance protein RGA5, which gives rise to MEDPVTASLGPMGRLLRRLHSLEASDHPLPKGFTANGIRLLREGLEGLCDHLKGLPEADLDNPGFTPKWWTKEVRELAYDAEDFFDEVMQSVAGGGGAGISRSAPLSTTTIFGVTSKRKQRLPQIAQDFSHLMARVDDARGRCKNFHLAPETAIKSDHGQASTSGHTPELPLNLPVSTVSTAGHSLVGVEEPMKKLVNLLAFSDDQQKQLKVIPIFGSAGVGKTTVARAIYHQFGGEFQCRAFVRVSRNPDMRRLLTSILSQIKAPGAGAHTFSDVQDLIDCIIKHLHQKRYFIVVDDLWTASVWDIISRALPYGDCCSRILTTTQIEDVALACSGYESEYIFNLDPLNSGESRKLFFDSVFGSECETGCPEEFKVVVDRIIRKCGGLPLSTLNIASLLLPSKPNPAFQQWEKVESSLPSTLRTNPTSNGMKDVIILVYDKLPLHLKTCLLYVGMYPEGYTISKDDLEKQWVAESFVSDAEHGYFNELLRRGMIQPVDTNYHGEVLSCTVNHMVLDLIRHKSMEDNFIITVNYLESTIGFPDKARRLSIQFGGAKSAKIPESIIMSQVRSLFFCGFSGCVPSIPDYGLLRVLILHIWADQDKMSFDLTRIGELCRLRYVQVECNITVNLPDKIQGLRYLETLQIDGRISAVPSDIGNLEKLRHLRLPNQVNVRDLGGLVNLQDLHLTCSTVHQVDNLEDNMKYLSTVLEKLSNLKSLTLTSLCSYPVNTSRMSISCHGLSSVSPAPAHLERLELLPWICIFPSLPKWLETLSKLYSLKVAVREFSNSDIDIVKGLPALTALSLYVQAAPAERIVFGKAGFSALKYFTLKCSEPLLKFEAGAMPNLRKLNLVFNVHEVQHGAAPICIEHLAGLKEISAKIVGAGAAGTESTLGIYVRNDPKNPKINDQLVNWKFFADEDRIMAPPRHAGPVIEELGEILEEITEYEYEGEDENRQQPDSGISTLLESSPVPPWRPSDGRYGWRILSAWARARPTLKSGPRTTLKAACEGSNSLPWWHHLAPSNTGMFSRSRRKHESSLTASSSPTFLASRLTGGSSQTFSASKPSSVNTFSSANTSSSANTGCEIVQSAKVKAFSYNALRFATRNFPPDGVLGEGGFGSVYKGWLDERTLSACQPGTGIPVAVKKLNPEGFQGHGEWLAEVNYLGRLCHPNLLKLIGYCIEDEYRVLVYEWMPRGSLDNHLFRRGFEPLSWNIRMKVALGAAKGLAYLHSAEVNVIYRDFKPSHILLDTDYTAKLSDFGLAKDGPVGEDSHVTTRVMGTYGYAAPEYVSTGHLTAKCDVYGFGVVLLEMLCGRRALDTNRAPAELNLVGWARPNLTSKRGIFRVIDKKLGGRYSINGARKIANLAVACLHVEGNMRPTMDYVVSILEGVQDSSDRRKKAAAKKHQEPKSAGRMTAPSADAGTARVRRPKSSGDLGNKAASHSNQESEPVI